From Halomarina ordinaria:
GTATCGAGCACGTCGACGACCTGCTCGCCGACCTCGACGGCGCGTTCGCGCGCCTCGCGAACGCCGACCCCGCGCGCTCGGTCTGAGCGGCGAGCGGGCGTTCCGAAGGCCCTAAGTACGCCATGGCAGTAGTCTGGACAACTCGCTGGCCGAGACGGGCCCCAGCGGGCACCTGCCGGCGCGACCCCGAACGCGGGTCGCGACCACGCAGGCCGGAATGTGGCGCGACCCGCTCGCGCTGAACCACCCAACGCCCGTCGGAACACACCATGGCACGAAGCTTCTACTCGCACATCCGCGAGGCGTGGAAGGACCCGAAGGAAGGCAAGCTCGCCGAACTCCAGTGGCAGCGAAAGCAGGAGTGGCGGAACCAGGGCGCCATCGAGCGCATCGAGCGCCCCACCCGACTCGACAAGGCGCGCTCGCTCGGCTACAAGGCCAAGCAGGGCGTCGTCCTCGCGCGCGTCAGCGTCCGCAAGGGCAGCGCGCGCAAGCAGCGCTTCACCGCCGGGCGGCGCTCGAAGCGCCAGGGCGTCCGGAAGATCACCCGCAAGAAGAACCTCCAGCGCGTCGCCGAGGAGCGCGCGTCGCGGAAGTTCCGCAACCTGCGCGTGCTCAACTCCTACAGCGTCGGACAGGACGGCTC
This genomic window contains:
- a CDS encoding 50S ribosomal protein L15e, producing MARSFYSHIREAWKDPKEGKLAELQWQRKQEWRNQGAIERIERPTRLDKARSLGYKAKQGVVLARVSVRKGSARKQRFTAGRRSKRQGVRKITRKKNLQRVAEERASRKFRNLRVLNSYSVGQDGSQKWFEAILIDPEHPAIQNDDELNWICDDSQRGRAFRGKTGAGKRGRGLRNRGTGAEKVRPGVRANKGRGK